The Coleofasciculus sp. FACHB-1120 region ATAGGTTACATTTTCCTCAGATCGATTAATCAGTTGATGGGCGATCCCGGTGCCTGCCTTAAATCCATAGCAGTCACCGGGATGCAAAACGAATTCCTCTTCGCCTAGTACCAGCGTTGGACTGCCTTCCAATACCAGGATAAATTCTTCTTGCTTTGAGTGGCTGTGAGCCAGAGCAGAAACGGCACCGGGTAAGAGATGGGTTAAATTAACTCCAAAATGAGTCAATCCGAAATACTCACCTAGTTTTCGCTTTTGTCGTCCCTTCACAAGGGAAGCATAAGGTTCTGGATATATCGTCTTACCGAGCGGTGCTGAAATCGATTTAGATGAAATTGGCGCTTGCTTCACAACTTACCCTCCCTTGGTATTTTTCGACACAATGCTCATTTATCCACCCGTTATTTTCCTCAGCTTGCTATTACATACCCCACGTATTATCCCAGCTATCGCACTCTTGAATCAGTTGGTGTACCGCAGCATCTGCGGTTGAAAATGTACCGCAATTAGTTCTTTTTGTTCCAGATGCCGCATGACCCACATCTCGATACAACACAAACTGACCGTCCTCAGAGTGAATAGAGAGCGTAATAGCAACGCCATTTGTATACTGTTTCCACAAGCTAACAAATGAAGCTCCTTGTGGTATCAGGTTTACATCTTCAACATCACAAATCCATTGCCGTTGTTGCAAGTCTGTCCACGTATGTTCCTCTATCATTACATTCCATGCTCTTATCGTATTTGAGTTGTACTATTACCTAAACAAACACTAATTGAGCCAAAACTGTACTAGACACGGATTCTAAACAACGATTTACAAGAACGAACGAGCGATCGCATTAAGTTGAAGGATACAATGCGATCGCTTTCATCAACACATCTGCAATTAAAGCTTCTTGAAGTATCTGGCAACTGGGAATAGCTCAAAGCCCACCTTTTCATAGGTGTGATGGGCTGGGGCATGACCCGGATCGCCTCCAGTTTCAACCATCGCAATAGACATCCCAGCATCTTTCATCCAACCCAGAGCGAATTCTATCAGAACACTACCAATACCGCGACCTTGATAGTCTGGATCGACAGCAACCATGTAGATTTCACCCATGCTGTCCTCTGAATGGAGTTTCACAGCTACAAAACCCACAGTAGAACCGGCATCAATAGCAACCCATACATTCGTGTCTTCCGCAGCACAGACATCCTCGACAGCTTTTTGCTGGCTCACACGCCAATGATTGGGATAGAATGCCCGGTACACATCAGCGTTCATCGCTTTCTGAATCGAATCAAAGACCGGAGTCCATGCCCGAAGCGAAAGACGAATAACCGCATCAAGGTGGCGAGGGTCGTATGGTTCAATTTGCATTCCCACATCAACTCCAGTTAATGCAAGCTTTATCGAGTATACTACAATACACTACAAGCTCTGGTAGCTTAGCTTTGAATGCTTACTGCTCTGCAAGCAGCT contains the following coding sequences:
- a CDS encoding cupin domain-containing protein; translation: MKQAPISSKSISAPLGKTIYPEPYASLVKGRQKRKLGEYFGLTHFGVNLTHLLPGAVSALAHSHSKQEEFILVLEGSPTLVLGEEEFVLHPGDCYGFKAGTGIAHQLINRSEENVTYLEIGDRTEGDEVEFPNDDLKATQLPNGEWALTHKDGRAY
- a CDS encoding GNAT family N-acetyltransferase, with the protein product MQIEPYDPRHLDAVIRLSLRAWTPVFDSIQKAMNADVYRAFYPNHWRVSQQKAVEDVCAAEDTNVWVAIDAGSTVGFVAVKLHSEDSMGEIYMVAVDPDYQGRGIGSVLIEFALGWMKDAGMSIAMVETGGDPGHAPAHHTYEKVGFELFPVARYFKKL